A portion of the Parasteatoda tepidariorum isolate YZ-2023 chromosome 5, CAS_Ptep_4.0, whole genome shotgun sequence genome contains these proteins:
- the LOC139425552 gene encoding sn-1-specific diacylglycerol lipase ABHD11-like, whose product MIEDAKGDINLSSTALIVLQKGSENYLLKTLKEARKCAAEAKRIKITPKDIKLARRIQGAHSSQPIKIAHYVFEAAGGSDNKKAPVIFLHGLLNSKEVWDTIPQRVAELTKRKVFTYDARNHGESEHTRNSSFNNNLQDLYSFMDRMDIQDSILVGHNLGGLTTISAALQEPKKVKKAFIVEMHLNKIQQELVDRSFTIMETWTNEIRRVPKDTHDDDITRISVSLMYENLPEEMKLQSEKETYQKSKFIYKRKPDGSFRNMLYTEAISESLKLYEKSPIIHNGKYEGAAFFLYGSNSLLNVGYEEANIKKHFPLAEMIEFENASHYLFVDFPDKFVDTLVQRMK is encoded by the exons ATGATTGAAGATGCTAAAGGCGATATTAATTTGAGTTCAACGGCACTTATTGTGCTCCAAAAAGGATCCGAAAACTACCTACTAAAAACACTCAAAGAAGCTCGTAAATGTGCAGCAGAGGCCAAAAGAATCAAGATTACACCGAAGGATATTAAATTAGCACGAAGAATTCAAGGAGCTCATTC AAGTCAGCCAATAAAGATCGCCCATTATGTATTTGAAGCTGCCGGGGGAAGCGACAACAAGAAGGCTCCAGTAATTTTTTTGCACGGTCTATTAAACTCAAAAGAAGTATGGGATACTATTCCTCAACGAGTGGCTGAATTAACAAAGAGAAAG GTCTTTACTTACGATGCCAGAAACCATGGCGAGAGTGAGCATACAAGGAATTCAAGTTTCAATAACAATCTTCAGGATCTCTACTCTTTTATGGATCGCATGGATATCCAAGATTCTATTTTAGTGGGACATAACTTAGGAGGATTGACTACCATCAGTGCAGCACTACAAGAA ccgaagaaagttaagaaagcATTCATTgtagaaatgcatttaaataaaatacagcaaGAATTGGTAGACAGATCCTTCACAATAATGGAAACTTGGACAAATGAAATTAGAAGAGTTCCCAAAGACACGCATGATGATGACATCACTAGAATAAGTGTATCACTTATGTATGAAAACTTACCTGAAGAAATG aaacTCCAATCCGAGAAGGAAACTTACCAGAAATCGAAATTCATCTACAAAAGAAAACCAGATGGAAGTTTCCGTAACATGCTTTACACTGAAGCTATTTCCGAAAGTCTAAAACTGTACGAGAAATCTCCCATTATCCACAATGGAAAATATGAAGGAGCAGCCTTCTTTCTTTATGGATCCAATTCATTATTGAATGT aggTTACGAGGAGGCTAACATCAAGAAACATTTTCCACTAGCAGAGATGATAGAGTTTGAAAATGCTTCACATTATCTATTTGTAGATTTCCCAGACAAATTCGTGGACACTCTTGTCCAACGAATGAAATAA